The Clostridium beijerinckii genomic sequence AATTTATCAATGCAAAATAATAATCTTCATAGAAAATTATATATTTCAAGAAGAAAATCTCCCATACCAAGGTTAGAAAATCAAATTGAAGTGGAAAATATTTTTAAATCCTTTGGTTTCGAAATTATATTTCCTCAAGATATGTCTTTTCATGATCAATTGCAGACTTTTTCTGAAGCAGAATTCATAGCTGGTGCATCTGGTGCTGGACTTACAAATGTAATATTTGCAAATAAAAATGCAAATATAATATTTATACAGCCAAAAAACATTCAATCACCATGGTACTCAACTATAGCTGGTATATCTGAATTAAAATACTATTTTCTAGATGGAGGTCTTTCAGGGCACTCCAATATGCCATATTATCAAGGTACTTTTATATTAAATGAAGAATATTTAAGAAATTTTCTAAACACTCTCTTAAAAACTAACTAGATAAACTCTTTTATTATATTAATATGATAAAAGTAGTTTTAAGTAACTAAGCTGTTAGGGAAGGTGCAGTATCAAATGGTAATAAATATAAATGAAAATAAAATCGCATTTATTACGTGCGTAGATGATGAAGCTTCATATGAAAGAAGTCTATCGTATGTTAATAAACTTCCAGTACCTAGTGGTATTGAAATTGAAATAATAGCCATAAGAAATGCCAAAAGTATAGCTTCTGCATATAATGAAGCAATTCAAAAAAGTGACTCTAAATATAAGGTTTATCTTCATCAAGATGTTTATATACAAAATAGCAATTTTATAAATGAAATATTAAATATATTTAAAAAAGATTCAAATATAGGGCTTATTGGTATGGTTGGAGCAAAAATCATTCCAGTATCAGGAATATGGTGGGAGGATTCAAAAAAAGTAGGAAAAGTCTACGACAGTCATAGTGGAACCATGGACTTATTAATTTTTAATGAAATTAATGATTTATATTCCGAAGTAAAAGGAATAGATGGATTTATGATGATAACACAATATGATCTTCTCTGGATAGAAGATATTTTTGATGGATGGCATTTTTATGATGCCTCACAGAGCATTGAATTTATAAAAAAGGGCTTTAAGGTAGTAGTTCCTAATCAAAAATTTCCGTGGTGCATTCATGATTGCGGAATTGTAAATACAACAAACGGCTTTGAAGAATATCGCAATAAGTTCTTGGATACTTACTCTAAAGACATATTTCCTTTAGTCAGCATATTAATTCCTGCTTACAATCAGACTAAATATCTAAAGTCTGCACTTGACTCCGCACTAAACCAAACATACCGAAATACTGAAATTATTATATGTGATGATAGTACTACCAATGATGTACAAGCTTTGATTGAACAATATATGTTAAAAAACAATAAAATTAAGTATTTTAATAATGGCGGTCCACTTGGTCATAGAGGTAAGCTTAACGTTAATAAGTGTTTTAGAGAGTCATCAGGTGAATATATAAACTATTTATTACACGATGATCTTTGGGACTTTAATAAAATAGCTAAAATGATTGATTATTTTCTTTATGATGATACCCTCTCTCTAGTAACAAGTTATAGAAAAATGATTGATGAGAATGGTAATTATTATAACGATAATTTTAGAACTGTCTGTCAATATTCTTATGATACTCTCTTAACCGGAGAAGAAGCTGGGAAAAAACTTCTTTTATCAATGATTAACTATATTGGTGAACTGACTACTGCTATGTTTAAAAGAAAAGCCTTGGAATTTGACTGTGAAAACCATAATTTAATCGACTATGATAAATACCAAATATACTGTTTAGGTGATATATCCTTGTGGCTTAAATTATTGCAAAAAGGAAATATGATGTATATTTCTGAACCTTTAAGTAATTTTAGAATTCATAATTCTCAGAGCATTCAAGATACCACTTTAGCTTTCTGGGCTTCACTTGATTTTTTTAAGCTGATTATTTCTTCATATGAAGATGGATTTTTTCTTAAAGATAAAAGAGAGCTTCTACAAAGTCTTTTAGCATGGTATAAAGAATATAATGGAGACCTCATTAGATTTATTGAACAATATAATAATGAAGCTGAAAATAATGAAGAAGTAATGAAACTTAAAGATGAATATATACGTTGTTACACTAAATTTATAAATATATTATTAGAGTAATTGCATCATTTACTAAACTTAAGCTTATATCAATCGAAGTTTAATATAAGATACTATCAAATAATAAATAACAAGTCCACTTGCAAGGCTATTTGGGACTCGTTATTTATTTGATAGTGCCTTACTTCAATGTTTTGATATAAGCTTAAGTCCAATAATTGTTTAAATTATTTATATTGATAGGTAATTTTATCTTATAAATAAAGTATATATTGATCATATGCCACAGCTGATGCACCGAAACCTTCCTTTTGATTTATTAATCCTTCATTTAGATATCTTCCCTTGTTTTCATTTGATATACCAAAATCAAAATATTCTTTGTCCTTATAAATTTCATTAATTAACTTATCAAAAATAATATCTAAAGCACCTA encodes the following:
- a CDS encoding glycosyltransferase, translated to MVININENKIAFITCVDDEASYERSLSYVNKLPVPSGIEIEIIAIRNAKSIASAYNEAIQKSDSKYKVYLHQDVYIQNSNFINEILNIFKKDSNIGLIGMVGAKIIPVSGIWWEDSKKVGKVYDSHSGTMDLLIFNEINDLYSEVKGIDGFMMITQYDLLWIEDIFDGWHFYDASQSIEFIKKGFKVVVPNQKFPWCIHDCGIVNTTNGFEEYRNKFLDTYSKDIFPLVSILIPAYNQTKYLKSALDSALNQTYRNTEIIICDDSTTNDVQALIEQYMLKNNKIKYFNNGGPLGHRGKLNVNKCFRESSGEYINYLLHDDLWDFNKIAKMIDYFLYDDTLSLVTSYRKMIDENGNYYNDNFRTVCQYSYDTLLTGEEAGKKLLLSMINYIGELTTAMFKRKALEFDCENHNLIDYDKYQIYCLGDISLWLKLLQKGNMMYISEPLSNFRIHNSQSIQDTTLAFWASLDFFKLIISSYEDGFFLKDKRELLQSLLAWYKEYNGDLIRFIEQYNNEAENNEEVMKLKDEYIRCYTKFINILLE